From Denitrovibrio acetiphilus DSM 12809, the proteins below share one genomic window:
- the flgK gene encoding flagellar hook-associated protein FlgK, with translation MSNLMHIFSTGVSGLFASQAGIDVTGNNISNVNTEGYSRQRVVLETANPEKNSQGVFGRGVSVETVERIYDDMLASSIRNESSDLAYYETLQSALSKVTIYFNELEDGSGLGEAMQNYFDAWGDLANTAPDESDEALIKRATLVESASVLADKIQASYASLEEIKNESNLLVSDYVNEINNISENIAYLNKEIARIESGGDTANDFRDQRQVLLNRLAEISNMSVTERSNGQVAVYIGGNAIVDEATRFELKAEQADEDSDDVSIFWGTEGQSNKLVDITNAFTSGEIAGELYVRDELIQGYQDQLDELANVMITETNKIHSLGQGTNRLTQISSSNGVTNPTYTFSEPAGAFPIEIQAGTLRISIYDTEGNKVEDLDIVIDPAKDNLNSVIAKISAADGNPNGGMIQASMSSGNTIKFTSGSGYDFTFAEDTSNFLVASGTYGFFAGSDASTIAVSDIIMSNNSYIATSQTGAAGDNQNAAAIADLKDTNIMTSMDVTVDEFYAYFAASIGSDKATVDIYVTTKTQAMSELELKLEEVKGVSMDEEMTNLMKFQRAFEASSRFITVVDEMLEKLVNSLGTGGR, from the coding sequence ATGTCGAATTTAATGCACATTTTTTCTACCGGTGTTTCCGGTCTTTTTGCCTCACAGGCGGGGATCGACGTAACCGGTAATAACATATCGAATGTCAATACTGAAGGGTACTCACGTCAACGTGTGGTACTCGAGACTGCTAACCCCGAAAAGAATTCCCAAGGTGTTTTCGGACGTGGAGTCAGTGTGGAAACCGTTGAGCGTATTTATGATGATATGCTGGCATCGTCTATCAGGAACGAGAGTTCCGATCTTGCATACTACGAAACGCTTCAGTCTGCTCTTTCAAAAGTGACAATATATTTTAATGAGCTTGAAGACGGCTCTGGTCTTGGCGAGGCGATGCAAAACTATTTTGATGCATGGGGCGATCTTGCAAACACTGCACCAGATGAATCTGATGAGGCTCTTATCAAAAGGGCTACTCTTGTGGAGTCTGCATCTGTTCTGGCTGACAAGATTCAGGCGAGCTATGCTTCGCTTGAAGAAATCAAAAACGAAAGCAATCTTCTGGTAAGCGACTATGTTAACGAGATAAACAATATATCAGAGAATATTGCATATCTGAATAAAGAGATAGCAAGGATTGAATCAGGAGGGGATACTGCAAACGATTTCAGAGACCAGAGGCAGGTGCTTCTGAACAGGCTTGCAGAGATATCCAATATGAGCGTTACTGAAAGGTCAAACGGGCAGGTAGCAGTCTATATCGGCGGTAATGCTATTGTGGATGAAGCAACACGCTTTGAGCTGAAAGCAGAACAGGCAGATGAAGACAGTGACGATGTGAGCATCTTCTGGGGGACAGAAGGGCAGAGCAATAAGCTGGTTGACATAACCAATGCCTTCACATCAGGAGAGATCGCAGGCGAGCTTTATGTTCGTGATGAATTGATACAGGGATATCAGGACCAGCTTGATGAACTCGCCAATGTTATGATTACTGAAACAAATAAAATCCACTCTCTGGGACAGGGAACAAACCGCCTGACTCAGATATCTTCGTCGAACGGGGTAACAAACCCTACGTATACATTCAGCGAACCAGCAGGCGCATTTCCTATAGAGATACAGGCAGGAACGCTGCGTATAAGTATATATGACACAGAGGGCAATAAAGTTGAGGATCTTGATATTGTAATAGATCCGGCAAAAGATAATCTTAACTCGGTTATTGCCAAGATATCAGCAGCAGACGGCAATCCGAATGGCGGGATGATTCAGGCTTCTATGTCCAGCGGGAATACAATAAAATTTACTTCCGGTTCTGGATATGATTTTACATTTGCAGAAGATACATCAAACTTTCTGGTAGCATCCGGAACTTACGGCTTTTTTGCTGGTAGTGATGCTTCTACGATCGCGGTTTCAGATATAATCATGTCCAATAACAGCTACATCGCAACTTCACAGACAGGTGCTGCCGGAGATAACCAGAATGCTGCTGCGATAGCTGATCTTAAAGACACTAATATCATGACAAGTATGGACGTTACTGTGGATGAGTTTTATGCATATTTTGCAGCGTCCATAGGCAGTGATAAAGCCACGGTTGACATATATGTTACAACCAAAACTCAGGCAATGTCTGAGCTTGAGCTCAAACTGGAAGAAGTAAAGGGTGTGTCTATGGACGAAGAGATGACAAACCTTATGAAATTTCAGCGGGCGTTTGAAGCAAGCTCAAGATTTATTACTGTTGTTGATGAAATGCTGGAAAAACTCGTAAATAGCCTTGGCACAGGCGGACGCTAG
- the flgN gene encoding flagellar export chaperone FlgN, which translates to MELVKDLIDILKSQEKLYQEMKHILECETECVVTWDANKTIELVKKKDTLAYKEKILDEAFRTGLKKIEKELGVEKLRVQDVPEEFAGEYHSELTEIRLKLITVVKEVARLNDSLKILYKTNMSLIEGVFGRLGLAGKNTYGINKGYGKGKTSTISKTG; encoded by the coding sequence ATGGAACTTGTTAAAGATCTTATTGATATACTCAAATCACAGGAAAAACTCTATCAGGAGATGAAGCATATTCTCGAATGCGAAACAGAATGTGTTGTCACCTGGGACGCGAATAAGACTATTGAGCTTGTAAAAAAGAAAGATACTCTTGCTTATAAAGAGAAAATTCTTGATGAAGCTTTCAGGACAGGTCTTAAAAAAATCGAAAAAGAGCTTGGTGTTGAGAAACTCCGTGTTCAGGATGTCCCTGAAGAATTCGCAGGTGAGTACCATTCTGAGCTTACAGAAATACGCCTGAAGCTTATTACTGTTGTGAAGGAAGTTGCCCGTCTGAACGACTCTCTTAAAATACTCTACAAAACAAATATGTCACTTATAGAAGGCGTTTTCGGCAGGCTTGGTCTGGCCGGAAAGAATACGTACGGTATTAATAAAGGATACGGTAAAGGGAAAACATCAACTATCAGCAAAACAGGGTAG
- a CDS encoding flagellar basal body P-ring protein FlgI — protein sequence MKRTVITLMLILLANASFAMVKIRDISNVEGIRDNQLIGYGLVVGLNGTGDKSGTDFTIQSLVNMMERMGITVSKDDVSVKNVAAVMVTAKLPPYSRSGTMVDVVVSSVGDAKSLEGGTLLMTPLSAANGQVYAVAQGPISVGGMNVSAGGTGTIKNHPTVGMIPNGGIVEQEIPFVMDESEIVLTFKQRNLTDLVKAKEAVNKMVGLQVAQITSPSTLEISVPDNYKSNFYVYLDNVLSAQIEPTNLARVVVDERTGTIVMGADVRLNTVAVSHGNLTISINSTVEIREPDFLGDGGGETQNTEINVQEENANLMVVPEGVSISDLVKALNSIGVTPRDLISILQAIKSAGALHGELQVM from the coding sequence ATGAAAAGGACAGTAATAACACTAATGCTTATACTTCTGGCAAATGCTTCGTTTGCCATGGTTAAAATAAGAGACATATCCAATGTCGAAGGGATCAGGGACAACCAGCTTATCGGCTATGGGCTTGTGGTGGGACTTAACGGTACCGGTGATAAAAGCGGTACAGATTTCACCATTCAGTCCCTTGTGAATATGATGGAGCGTATGGGGATAACTGTAAGTAAAGATGACGTCAGCGTGAAAAACGTTGCTGCCGTTATGGTCACTGCAAAGCTTCCGCCTTATTCCCGTTCAGGGACTATGGTTGATGTTGTTGTGTCGTCTGTTGGTGACGCAAAGAGCTTAGAGGGCGGCACGCTGCTGATGACACCTCTTTCTGCTGCGAACGGGCAGGTTTACGCTGTTGCACAGGGACCTATATCTGTGGGCGGTATGAACGTTTCGGCCGGCGGAACGGGTACAATCAAAAATCATCCTACAGTTGGTATGATCCCAAACGGGGGGATAGTTGAACAGGAAATCCCTTTTGTTATGGATGAGAGTGAGATTGTACTCACTTTTAAACAGAGAAACCTCACCGACCTTGTAAAAGCGAAAGAAGCAGTTAACAAGATGGTCGGACTTCAGGTGGCTCAGATAACCTCACCATCCACGCTGGAAATTTCTGTACCTGATAATTATAAAAGTAATTTTTATGTATATCTGGACAATGTACTCAGTGCTCAGATAGAGCCTACAAACCTCGCAAGGGTAGTTGTGGACGAGAGAACAGGAACGATTGTCATGGGAGCCGATGTAAGGCTGAACACTGTGGCTGTTTCTCACGGTAATCTTACTATCAGCATTAATTCCACTGTAGAGATCAGGGAGCCTGACTTTTTAGGTGATGGCGGTGGAGAGACACAGAATACAGAGATTAATGTTCAGGAAGAGAATGCTAATCTGATGGTTGTACCGGAAGGGGTAAGTATCAGCGATCTTGTGAAGGCGCTGAACTCCATAGGTGTTACCCCCAGAGACCTTATCTCTATCCTTCAGGCTATAAAATCTGCCGGTGCTCTGCACGGCGAACTTCAGGTGATGTGA
- the flgG gene encoding flagellar basal-body rod protein FlgG produces the protein MFRTLWTAATGMTAQQTNIDTISNNLANVNNIGYKKSRAHFEDLIYQELKPAGAISAAGMTHPTGIQVGLGSKVAAIEKVHTQGSFQYTGVSLDIAVEGDGYFQFTLPSGEIAYTRNGSLKTDADGNLVNSNGYYLEPAVTVPDDVTDIAFGEDGTISVTLAGEEEAQEIGQIELSRFINPAGLKAIGKNLFMPTGASGNAVAGVPSEDGYGSITQNTLEMSNVSVVDEMVNMITGQRAYEINSKAVQTGDEMLQIVNNLKR, from the coding sequence ATGTTTCGTACCCTATGGACAGCGGCAACAGGTATGACCGCACAACAGACAAATATTGATACTATTTCCAACAACCTTGCAAATGTTAACAACATCGGATACAAGAAGAGCCGTGCGCATTTCGAAGACCTGATATATCAGGAATTGAAACCTGCGGGGGCTATATCCGCAGCAGGGATGACACACCCCACGGGGATACAGGTCGGGCTTGGTTCCAAAGTTGCGGCTATAGAAAAAGTGCATACTCAGGGTAGTTTTCAGTATACCGGAGTCAGCCTTGATATCGCAGTCGAGGGGGACGGCTATTTTCAGTTTACCCTGCCAAGCGGCGAAATTGCATATACCAGAAACGGTTCTCTCAAAACTGATGCCGACGGTAACCTTGTAAACTCCAACGGGTACTATCTGGAACCTGCGGTCACTGTCCCGGATGACGTAACTGATATCGCTTTTGGTGAAGACGGGACGATAAGTGTTACTCTGGCGGGTGAGGAAGAAGCGCAGGAGATAGGGCAGATAGAGCTGTCACGCTTTATCAATCCGGCGGGGCTGAAGGCCATCGGTAAAAATCTTTTTATGCCAACCGGAGCAAGCGGTAACGCTGTTGCGGGAGTGCCCAGCGAGGACGGTTACGGGTCTATTACTCAAAACACACTTGAAATGTCTAACGTCAGTGTGGTAGATGAAATGGTAAACATGATTACCGGACAGCGAGCTTATGAGATAAACTCTAAAGCAGTGCAGACCGGAGACGAAATGCTTCAGATAGTGAATAACCTTAAGAGGTAA
- a CDS encoding rod-binding protein — translation MYIEALSSDLNYTKDQDKKLKKSCEEFEALFMAKVFSSMRETIQDGGLVKKSTGEEIFTEMLDAEVAKESSEGEGLGLSKMLYESMSKNLHANNGNNFPTGKNSAVNSQQFLELQRELNGTNVASTINEKL, via the coding sequence ATGTATATAGAAGCCTTAAGCTCTGACCTTAACTATACAAAAGATCAGGATAAGAAACTTAAAAAATCCTGTGAAGAATTCGAGGCTCTTTTCATGGCTAAAGTCTTTTCCAGTATGAGAGAAACAATTCAGGACGGCGGTCTTGTTAAGAAGAGCACAGGCGAAGAAATATTTACGGAGATGCTCGATGCCGAAGTAGCGAAAGAATCCTCTGAGGGCGAAGGTCTGGGGCTTTCAAAGATGCTTTATGAGTCTATGAGCAAAAACCTCCACGCAAACAATGGAAATAATTTCCCGACAGGAAAAAACAGTGCTGTGAATTCACAGCAATTCCTTGAATTACAGCGGGAATTGAATGGCACAAATGTTGCTTCTACTATTAATGAAAAATTATGA
- the flgM gene encoding flagellar biosynthesis anti-sigma factor FlgM → MRIDDKFKQLDMNKLNDTAASKKKGAKSPSASESNGGDSVSLSNSAKNAASITEAVKSSPEVRTELVQELKAKIESGQYNVSGRDIAEKLVQTAVDDLF, encoded by the coding sequence ATGAGAATTGATGATAAGTTCAAACAACTAGACATGAACAAACTGAACGATACCGCAGCCAGCAAAAAGAAGGGGGCTAAATCTCCTTCTGCGTCTGAAAGCAACGGTGGGGACAGTGTATCTCTCTCAAACAGCGCGAAAAACGCAGCCAGTATCACAGAAGCTGTCAAGAGTTCACCAGAGGTCAGAACTGAGCTTGTTCAAGAGCTCAAGGCTAAGATTGAAAGCGGTCAGTATAACGTGTCAGGCAGAGATATTGCCGAAAAACTCGTTCAGACTGCTGTAGATGATCTTTTTTAA
- a CDS encoding flagellar basal body L-ring protein FlgH, with amino-acid sequence MKVRILLMMIATALVFTGCAKKPDFNNDALKNSYQKELEEYKKQQEARKPSPSLWMEASAKGSLFLDYKGRHVGDIIIINIVESTSASNSNSTSTSKSQSASSTLTNLMGLPANLGVTNLLGTGNALDLNNSLDSSSSFAGNGSKTKADTIQGTIAARVTDVLPSGNLVIEGHRELIVDNEKQTITLSGIVRQKDLDASNTVSSTSIADAKIAYSGQGMLSDSNKPGWLMTLFNWIMPF; translated from the coding sequence ATGAAAGTCAGAATCCTACTTATGATGATAGCTACGGCGCTTGTTTTTACTGGATGTGCGAAAAAGCCTGATTTTAATAATGACGCACTCAAAAATAGTTATCAGAAAGAGCTGGAGGAATATAAGAAACAGCAGGAAGCCAGAAAGCCCAGCCCTTCACTATGGATGGAGGCATCTGCGAAAGGCAGCCTGTTTCTTGATTATAAAGGGCGTCATGTGGGCGACATTATAATCATAAATATCGTAGAGAGCACATCTGCGAGCAATTCTAACTCAACCTCGACGTCAAAAAGCCAGAGTGCTTCATCAACTTTAACAAACCTTATGGGACTTCCTGCTAACCTTGGTGTTACTAATTTGCTGGGGACAGGGAATGCTCTTGATCTTAATAATTCTCTGGATTCTTCAAGTTCTTTTGCAGGGAATGGTTCAAAAACAAAAGCAGATACTATTCAGGGTACAATAGCAGCCAGAGTTACTGATGTTCTTCCTTCCGGTAACCTTGTGATAGAAGGGCACAGAGAACTTATAGTAGATAATGAGAAACAGACAATCACTCTCAGCGGGATAGTCAGACAGAAAGATCTCGATGCTTCCAATACAGTTTCTTCAACATCCATCGCTGATGCGAAAATTGCTTACAGCGGTCAGGGGATGCTTTCTGATTCTAACAAGCCGGGCTGGCTGATGACACTTTTTAACTGGATCATGCCGTTCTAG
- the flgA gene encoding flagellar basal body P-ring formation chaperone FlgA has protein sequence MLKPLLMGLIFVCTVLSVSANDVIVIDSECIMLEDIFPGIGIKDDIYCGLDYGEERTINRQMSMYIINKHDIVGAQPGEVTFRRKGTLLTEDRFKSDVQDLLSVMYGSMDIEIGSIRMGRDFYYSEKDGYNIDMPKGRFGNVSVSIDNGVRRYNYTINLKAFQDIYVTSSSIRKGEDVSGRVQKERYELSRVHGEPVKDPSGMIATKNLSSGRPLTLGDVMMKPDAFEGTTVLLVYRSGALNVTTSGELQEDAYIGKNVRVKNTASGKIVRGRYEQGRKVVVNAQ, from the coding sequence ATGCTTAAACCCCTGCTCATGGGATTGATATTTGTGTGTACTGTGCTTTCGGTGTCTGCAAATGATGTAATCGTTATAGATTCTGAATGCATAATGCTGGAAGATATCTTTCCGGGGATAGGAATAAAAGACGATATATATTGCGGTCTGGACTATGGCGAGGAACGCACAATTAACCGGCAGATGTCGATGTATATTATTAATAAACACGATATTGTCGGCGCGCAGCCCGGTGAGGTGACATTCCGCAGGAAGGGAACTTTGCTTACCGAAGATAGATTCAAGAGTGATGTTCAGGATTTATTGTCTGTCATGTACGGCAGTATGGACATTGAGATCGGAAGCATACGTATGGGGCGTGATTTTTATTATTCTGAAAAAGACGGGTACAATATTGACATGCCTAAAGGCAGGTTCGGCAATGTCTCCGTTTCTATAGATAACGGTGTACGCAGGTACAACTATACTATCAATCTCAAGGCGTTTCAGGACATATACGTCACGAGCAGCTCTATAAGAAAAGGTGAAGACGTCTCCGGCAGGGTTCAGAAAGAACGCTATGAACTTTCAAGGGTGCATGGCGAACCTGTAAAAGATCCTTCGGGGATGATTGCCACAAAGAATCTTTCAAGCGGCAGACCACTGACTCTTGGTGATGTTATGATGAAGCCGGATGCCTTTGAAGGGACAACGGTTTTGCTAGTTTACCGCTCCGGAGCTCTTAATGTGACTACTTCCGGAGAATTGCAGGAAGATGCGTATATCGGAAAAAATGTCCGGGTGAAGAATACCGCCAGCGGTAAGATAGTACGCGGAAGATATGAACAAGGTCGCAAAGTCGTTGTAAACGCTCAGTAA